The sequence CACCGAAGGCCAATCCGTTACCAAGCCGATGAAAATCACAATCCCACTAGCACTGATCCTCCTCGCACACCCCAGCATGGCCGGCGCGGACGATGCGGTGGTTCGTTTCTCCAACGGCGACCAGCTCACCGGCGAGGTGCTGTCCATCACCGGTGACAGGCTTTCAATCAAATCGCAGGTTCTCGATGGGGATGCCGAGTTCGATACCGGGAACATCATCGATCTTAGCATGGCGGACGGCGGGGCTTTGGCTCCAGATGCGGGCGCCACCCACAGGGCGGTGCTGGAGATGACCAACGGCGACCGCATCGAAGGCCGCCTCGCCGGCCTCGGCGATGAGGAGATCAAGATCGCGACGCCTTACGCCGGCGAACTCACCATAAGGCGCGTCAACGTGCAGAGCATCGATATCTCTCGCGTATCGGACTCCCACTACCGCGGCCCGAACAGCTTGGAGGAGTGGCAGGCCGGCAAGCAGAACGGCAGTTGGCAATTCAAGGCGGGAGCGCTGCATTCAAGCTCGCCCGGTGCGATCGCGCGGGAAATCGAGTTCCCGGAGGAGTGCGTGATCGGCTTCGATGCCTCATGGAGGGGTTCTTTCCGCCCGAAGATCATTTTCTTTTCCGATGATACAAGCACTTCGGATCCGAAGGTGGGGTACGAGATGGTTTTCCAAGGGAACTCCGTGCATGTGAAGAAGAGCGGTTCCAACAACTGGCTCGGTCATTCCACCAACGCTGCGAAACTCCGTGAGAACGAGAAAGCGCGCATCGAGATCAAGGCGAGCAAGAAAACCGGCAAGATCCTGCTCTATGTTGACGGCGAGATTGCGGATCTCTGGCAGGATGCGGATTTCGCCGGGACGAAGTTCGGAATGGGGCTGCATATCGTGGCCCAGGACAGCTCGCCGCTCCGGATTTCCAACATCACGGTCACCGGCTGGGATGGCTACCACGAGGAAGTCCCGGAACGTCAGATGGGCTTCCAGGGAAGGGTTTTCCGGGGTGGGATGGAGATGCGCTTGGGCTTGGGTGGGGAGGATCCCGGCGAGGAGGAAGAGGACAGCTCCGAGAAGCTGCCCGATGGGCGCATGTTGCTCGTCAACGGCGATAGCATCGAGGGAGAGGTGCTGAAGGTCGAGGGCGAGGACATCACCGTGAAGACGCCTTTCACCGAAGTCACTTTCCCCATCGCCAGGCTCAAGAACATCGCCCTGAAGAAAGCCGACATGGAGACGGTGAAGCTATATGCCGCGGATGTTAGGGCAACCTTCGCGGATGGATCCCGCCTGGTCTTCCGCTTCGACGGAGTGGACGGCGACAACATCATCGGATTCAGCCAGCACTTCGGGCAGGCGCGTTTTTCCCGGGACGCCTTCCGCAGGATCGAGTTCAACATCCACAACCGCGCCATGGATTCGATGCGCCAGGGGGATGGCTGGTGACAGGGACGGAACCGCCCCGGATGGGATGATTTCAAGCCGGTGCTGGACGAGGGGGGTGCGGTGATGTTGGATGCCCCACGAAGTGACCGATTCAACCCATGCAACTCCGCCGGCCGACCTTGAGATCAAGGATGCTCAGCTCATTTTCAACCGCGTCTGGAAGGAGCTGGAAGACGATCTGGGGCGCGGGAACCTGCGCTTTCCCAAGGAGTTGATCCTGCTCGGGGGAGCGCCCGGTTCCGGGAAGGGGACGAACACCGATTTCATCCGCAAGGTGCGCGGCATCACTGCCCAGCCCATCGTGGTCAGCCAACTGCTGGACTCGCCGGAGGCGAGGAAAATCAAGGCGGGCGGGGGCATGGTCGGGGATGAGGAGGTGCTGCGCTTGCTTTTGCGGGAGATGCTCAAGCCGGAGTTCCGCGACAGCGCTGTGCTCGATGGATTCCCGCGGACGAACGTGCAGGTGGAGTGCCTCAAGATGTTCTATGACCAGATGGTGCTGCTAAGGCGCGAGTTTTCCGAAACAGCGCAAGCCCATTTCTTCAGGCAGCCGGTGTTCCACATCATGGTGCTGTTCGTGGATGAGGCGGAGAGCATCGCCAGGCAGCTGAAGCGTGGGCAGGAAACCCTGGCCCACAATGCCGAGATCAGGCACGCGGGGGTCGGCGTGCTGGAAGAGGAGCGCGCTACGGATTTCGATGAGGATCTCGCCAGGAACCGCTACCGCACGTTCAAGGAGAAGACCTACGATGCGCTGGTCTCGCTGAAGCAGATCTTCCACTACCATTTCATCAACGCCCAGGCACCCATCGAGGTGGTGCAGCAGAACATCATCCGCGAGCTGGAATACCAGAGCTCGCTGGAGCTTGATCCCCGCACTTACGACACGCTGCGCCACATCCCGCTGGCGGATGAGATCGTCGTGCAGGCGCGGCAGGAACTGGTCAACCGCCTGGACAGCTACCAGATCGAGCACCGCGAGCTGTTCACCAGTGTCGTCGATTTCATCCAGGAAAAGATGATGCCTGTCATCAAGCGCTATGCCGTGACAGGGCGTGCGACCGTGAACACGGAGGACGCTCTTTTCCATGATCCCGTTGCCCTGGCCATCCTCATCGATGTCTATTCGGAGCGCGGCTTCCAGGCGATGGTGGACATCCACCGCCAGGAAATCCCGGAGCGGGTCGATCTCGCGACCGGAGAGATCAGCACTCGGCTGAAAAAGGTCTACCGCATCACGATATTCTTCAGCGGCTCGAAGATAAGGCGCGGCTGATGCCGTGCTAGACAAGTCTGGCCGCCAGCAGCTCCCTCTGGAAGATGAGTTCCTTGGGCAGATGGTCGTAGAGGTCGATGAACAGCTCGCCCTGGGAAACGAGTTCGGCGCGCCACTCGAGGCGGTCGAATTTCATCACCTTCTCGAAATCCTCCTGCGAGAAATCCTCCAGATCCTCGATGTTGAAGTTCGCGTAGTCCGGGATCCAGCCGATCTGGGTCTCATGCCCGGCGGCGGCTCCCTTGCAGCGTTTCACGATCCATTCAAGCACCCGCATGTTCTCGGAAAAGCCGGGCCACATGAATTTCCCTTCGGCGTCCTTGCGGAACCAGTTCACGTGGAAGAAGCGGGGGAGGTGGGTGAGGTAGCGCTGCATTTCGAGCCAGTGGCCGAAGTAGGCGCCCATGTTGTAGCCGCAGAATGGCAGCATGGCCATCGGATCGCGGCGGACCTTGCCGATGGTTCCGGCGGCGGCGGCGGTCATTTCCGAGCCCATGGTCGCGCCGACATAGACTCCGTGGGACCAGTTGAAGGCCTGATAGACGAGCGGCATGGTGGTGGCGCGGCGGCCGCCGAAAATAACGCCGTCGATGGGGACGCCCTCCGGGTTCTGCCAATTGGGGTCGATGGTCGGGCACTGCTTCGCCGGGGCGGTGAAGCGGGAGTTCGCATGGGCGGCGGTACGACCGCAGCCGGGCGTCCAGTCCTGGCCTGTCCAATCGATGAGGTGGGCGGGGGCCTCCTTGGTGAGCCCTTCCCACCAGACATCGCCGTCGTCTGTCAGGGCGACGTTGGTGAAGATCGCGTTCTCGGTCATCGACTCCATGGCGATGCGGTTAGACTCCCAGTTGGTGCCGGGCGCGACGCCGAAGAATCCGGTCTCGGGGTTGATGGCATGGAGTTTCCCGTCCTCATGCGGCCAGAGCCAGGCAATGTCATCGCCGACGATGGAGGTTTTCCAGCCCTTGTCCGCGTAGGGTTTGGGTGGTTCCAGCATGGCGAGGTTGGTCTTCCCGCAGGCGGATGGGAAAGCGGCGGTGACGTAGGTCGTGGAGCCGTCGGGCGCGTGGAGGCCAAGGATGAGCATGTGCTCGGCCATCCAGCGGTGCTCGCGGGCGATGTTCGATGCGATGCGCAGCGCGAGGCACTTTTTCCCTAACAGGGCGTTGCCGCCGTATCCGGAGCCGTAGGACATGATCTCGCGGGTATCGACGAAATGAGAGATGTATTTGTCGTCGTTGCAGGGCCACGGTACATCCTTTTCCCCGGCGGAAAGGGGTGCGCCCACCGAGTGGAGGCACTTGATGTATTGGGCGTGGCCGTCGCGTTTCTTCGGAACCGCCCCGCTGCACTCGTCCTCGAGCCGTTTCAGCACCTGGGATCCCATGTGCGCCATGATACGCATGTTCACCACCACGTAGGCGCTGTCGGAAACCTGCACCCCGATCTTGGCGAGGGGGGAATCCGGCGGCCCCATGCAGAAGGGGATCACATACATCGTGCGGCCTTTCATCGAGCCGGTGAACTTGTCGGTCAGGAGTTTCCGCATCTCCAGCGGATCCGCCCACTTGTTGGTCGGGCCGGCCTCGTCCGGGCGTTTCGTGCAGATGAACGTGCGTTCCTCAACGCGGGCGACATCGGATGTGGTGGAGCGTGCGAGGAAGGAATTAGGTCGTTTCTCCGGGTTCAGGCGAGTGAATGTGCCGTTGTCGCAGAGGAGTTGGGTGAGGGTGTCCCATTCTTCCTGGGATCCGTCGCACCAGACTACGTTTTCCGGGGTGCATAGGGCGGCCATCTGGTCGACCCATATCTGTAGTTCTTTGTAGGAGGTTCCTTGTGTGTTCATGGCTGAGACCATCTAAGCGGACGGGATGCCATGCGGCAAGGATACCCGCCCGAAAGAGCGGATTTGCGCAGTCTTGGCGAATTTTCGCACTGCATCCCACATTCCGGTAACGCAGTGCTTGCACGGCGCGGGCATGTCCACTAGCACACTTGCACATGAGCAACGAACCGGACCAACACGCCTCCCTTGGGTCGATGTATTCCGATTATTTCCTCGATTACGCCAGCTACGTGATCCTGGAACGCGCCGTCCCACACCTTTACGACGGGCTGAAACCCGTGCAGCGCCGCATCCTCCATTCCACGGATGAGCTGGACGACGGGCGCTACAACAAGGTCGCGAACATCGTGGGAAACACGATGAAATACCACCCGCACGGCGACCAGTCCATCGGCGCGGCCATGGTGCAGCTCGGCCAGAAAGATCTTCTCATCGACTGCCAGGGGAACTGGGGAAACACCCTCACCGGTGACAACGCCGCCGCTCCCCGTTACATCGAGGCGCGGCTGACGAAGTTCGCACTGGAAGTCGTCTTCAATCCCAAGACCACCACTTGGCTGCCCTCCTACGACGGCCGGAACAAGGAGCCGCAGACGCTCCCCGTGAAATTTCCGCTCCTTCTCGCGCAGGGCGTGGAGGGCATCGCGGTCGGACTCGCCTGCAAGATCCTGCCGCACAATTTCAACGAACTCGTCACCGCCGCCATCGCGCACCTGCGGAAGGAGCCCTTCGAACTCGTTCCCGATTTCCCAACCGCCGGAATCATGGACGCCAGCGAATACCGCGACGGCCTCCGGGGCGGGAAAGTCCGCGTGCGCGCCCGCATCGAGATCGAGAAAAAAGGCATACTCCGCATCACCGAAATCCCCTTCGGCACGACCACCGGGAACCTGATGGACTCCATCGTCGCCGCTGCGGACAAGAACAAGATCAAGATCCAGAAGATCGAGGACAACACCGCCGCCCACGCGGACATCCTCGTCTATCTGCCTGCCGGTGCGGATGCGGAAAACACCCGCGATGCCCTCTACGCATTCACCGACTGCGAGCTCAGCATCTCGCCGAACGCCGCCGTCATCGTAGATGGCAAGCCGGCCTTCCTCGGCGTTTCCGAGATCCTCCGCCGCACCACCGACCTCACCAAGGATCTGCTCAGGCAGGAGCTCGAGATCCGTCTCGGCGAACTCGGCGACAAGTGGCACTTTTCCTCGCTTGAGAAAATTTTCATCGAAAATCGCATCTACCGCGACATCGAAGAGGCGGAAACCTGGGAGGCTGTCCTGAAAGCCATCGACGACGGCCTCAAGCCTTTCAAGAAACTCCTCAAGCGCGAAGTCAGCGAAGAGGATCTCGTCCGCCTCACCGAGATCCGCATCAAGCGCATTTCCAAATTCAACTCCTTCAAGGCCGACGAGGAGATCAAGGCCATCGAGGACGAGATTGCAGAGGTCGAGAAAAACCTCAAGCAGCTCACCCGCTACACGATCCGCTGGTACGAGCAGCTCGGGAAAAAGTATGGCAAAGACCGCCAGCGACTTACCGAGATTTCCAGCTTCGACCGCGTGGACCGCATGCAGGTCGTGGCCGCCACCGAGACGCTTTATCTCGATGCGAAGAACGGTTTCGCGGGCACCTCTCTGAAAAAGGAGGAGGCCTTGGAGAAATGCTCGATGCTCGACGATATCATCGTTTTCACGGCCGAGGGGAAAATGAAGGTCGTCAAGGTTGCCGACAAGTTTTTCGTCGGCCCGAGGCCGCTGAGGGTAGCGGTTTTCCGCAAGGACGAGGATCTGATCTACTCGATGATCTACCGCGACGGGAAGGACGGGAATGTGATGGCCAAGCGCTTCACTGTCGGCGGTGTCACGCGGGACAAGGAATACGAACTAACCAAAGGCACCAAGGGCAGCAAGGTGCTCTATTTCAAAGCCCACACCACCAACGAGGAAAGCTCCGCCCAGATGCTCATGATCCACATGAAGTCCGGACTCGGCCTGCGCAACCTCATCCGCCCGCTGCACTTCGCCGAATACGGCATCAAGGGTCGCGGCAGCCAGGGGAACATCGTCACCAAGCATCCTGTGGAGAAAATCCTCATCGCCCCCAAGGACTACACGCCTTAGGGTGAAGAGGTGTTCCAACGCAAAGCCGCGAAGATCGCCAAGGACGCAAAGCCAGCATGATGAAAAACTTCCACACCCCGGGCTTTGCGACCCTATGCGGCTCCGCGTTGAAATCTTCGTATCCCTTTCCATGATCAACATCGGCCAGCGCGCATCCCTCCGCATCATCCGCGAGCAGCCTTTCGGCCTCTTCCTCGATGCGGAGAACCTCGGGGAGATCCTGCTGCCGCGCCGGGAGATGCCCAAGGAATGGGCCATCGGTGGGCAGGTGGACGTATTCATCTACCTGGATTCCGAGGACAGGCTGGTCGCCACGCTCAAGAAACCCCGGGTCATTCCCGGTGAGTTCGCGAAGCTGACATGCATTGCCGTGACACCGGTCGGTGCTTTCCTGGACTGGGGTTTGCCCAAGGATCTGCTCGTTCCGTTCCGTGAGCAGAAGACCCGCATGGAGGTCGGGAA comes from Akkermansiaceae bacterium and encodes:
- a CDS encoding DNA gyrase/topoisomerase IV subunit A codes for the protein MSNEPDQHASLGSMYSDYFLDYASYVILERAVPHLYDGLKPVQRRILHSTDELDDGRYNKVANIVGNTMKYHPHGDQSIGAAMVQLGQKDLLIDCQGNWGNTLTGDNAAAPRYIEARLTKFALEVVFNPKTTTWLPSYDGRNKEPQTLPVKFPLLLAQGVEGIAVGLACKILPHNFNELVTAAIAHLRKEPFELVPDFPTAGIMDASEYRDGLRGGKVRVRARIEIEKKGILRITEIPFGTTTGNLMDSIVAAADKNKIKIQKIEDNTAAHADILVYLPAGADAENTRDALYAFTDCELSISPNAAVIVDGKPAFLGVSEILRRTTDLTKDLLRQELEIRLGELGDKWHFSSLEKIFIENRIYRDIEEAETWEAVLKAIDDGLKPFKKLLKREVSEEDLVRLTEIRIKRISKFNSFKADEEIKAIEDEIAEVEKNLKQLTRYTIRWYEQLGKKYGKDRQRLTEISSFDRVDRMQVVAATETLYLDAKNGFAGTSLKKEEALEKCSMLDDIIVFTAEGKMKVVKVADKFFVGPRPLRVAVFRKDEDLIYSMIYRDGKDGNVMAKRFTVGGVTRDKEYELTKGTKGSKVLYFKAHTTNEESSAQMLMIHMKSGLGLRNLIRPLHFAEYGIKGRGSQGNIVTKHPVEKILIAPKDYTP
- a CDS encoding nucleoside monophosphate kinase, whose protein sequence is MPHEVTDSTHATPPADLEIKDAQLIFNRVWKELEDDLGRGNLRFPKELILLGGAPGSGKGTNTDFIRKVRGITAQPIVVSQLLDSPEARKIKAGGGMVGDEEVLRLLLREMLKPEFRDSAVLDGFPRTNVQVECLKMFYDQMVLLRREFSETAQAHFFRQPVFHIMVLFVDEAESIARQLKRGQETLAHNAEIRHAGVGVLEEERATDFDEDLARNRYRTFKEKTYDALVSLKQIFHYHFINAQAPIEVVQQNIIRELEYQSSLELDPRTYDTLRHIPLADEIVVQARQELVNRLDSYQIEHRELFTSVVDFIQEKMMPVIKRYAVTGRATVNTEDALFHDPVALAILIDVYSERGFQAMVDIHRQEIPERVDLATGEISTRLKKVYRITIFFSGSKIRRG
- a CDS encoding phosphoenolpyruvate carboxykinase (GTP), with the translated sequence MNTQGTSYKELQIWVDQMAALCTPENVVWCDGSQEEWDTLTQLLCDNGTFTRLNPEKRPNSFLARSTTSDVARVEERTFICTKRPDEAGPTNKWADPLEMRKLLTDKFTGSMKGRTMYVIPFCMGPPDSPLAKIGVQVSDSAYVVVNMRIMAHMGSQVLKRLEDECSGAVPKKRDGHAQYIKCLHSVGAPLSAGEKDVPWPCNDDKYISHFVDTREIMSYGSGYGGNALLGKKCLALRIASNIAREHRWMAEHMLILGLHAPDGSTTYVTAAFPSACGKTNLAMLEPPKPYADKGWKTSIVGDDIAWLWPHEDGKLHAINPETGFFGVAPGTNWESNRIAMESMTENAIFTNVALTDDGDVWWEGLTKEAPAHLIDWTGQDWTPGCGRTAAHANSRFTAPAKQCPTIDPNWQNPEGVPIDGVIFGGRRATTMPLVYQAFNWSHGVYVGATMGSEMTAAAAGTIGKVRRDPMAMLPFCGYNMGAYFGHWLEMQRYLTHLPRFFHVNWFRKDAEGKFMWPGFSENMRVLEWIVKRCKGAAAGHETQIGWIPDYANFNIEDLEDFSQEDFEKVMKFDRLEWRAELVSQGELFIDLYDHLPKELIFQRELLAARLV